A portion of the Maniola hyperantus chromosome 24, iAphHyp1.2, whole genome shotgun sequence genome contains these proteins:
- the LOC117993361 gene encoding BTB/POZ domain-containing protein KCTD9, translating into MKRAFVYTSKTENEGKLVAVEDAFKDFVNSIALNFNLDPENLKLYLFNGCEINDTRVIRDDEKVYLSLEGGNVSEKCDTIENSFKSLRVSDGAENSCNEEKGVVSDWITLNVGGKRFKTSRATLLVKEPLSMLARMFADDNNVYLMNPSAKDETGAYLIDRSPEYFEPILNYLRHGRVILDKHVNPKGVLEEAVFYGIDSMIPQLIQLIEESTSQSGKNHSLNRMDVIRLIIMTPTTSELRFQGVSLAGADLNKLDLRHINFKYACLARCNLSGANLSHCCLERADLSHANLEGAQLLGVKALCANMEGALLKGCNMEDPAGSRAVMEGVNLKGANLEGSNMAGVNLRVATLKNANLQNCDLRTAVLAGADLECCDLSGSDLHEANLRGANLKDAAFELMLTPLHMSQTIR; encoded by the exons atgaaacgcGCTTTCGTGTACACAAGCAAAACGGAGAATGAAGGGAAACTTGTGGCCGTGGAAGACGCGTTTAAAGATTTCGTGAACTCTATCGCTTTGAATTTCAACTTGGACCCGGAAAATcttaaattatatttgtttAATGGTTGTGAAATAAACGACACGAGAGTTATTAGAGACGATGAgaaggtttatttaagtttagaAGGTGGAAATGTGTCAGAAAAATGTGATACGATAGAAAATTCGTTTAAAAGTTTGCGTGTTTCGGATGGTGCAGAAAATAGTTGTAATGAGGAAAAAGGCGTTGTCTCGGACTGGATTACGTTGAACGTTGGTGGCAAACGGTTTAAAACCTCTCGAGCTACTCTATTAGTAAAGGAACCTCTGTCAATGTTGGCAAGGATGTTCGCTGATGATAATAACGTCTATCTGATGAACCCTAGCGCTAAAGATGAGACGGGAGCGTACTTAATTGATCGAAGCCCGGAATATTTCGaacctattttaaattatttgaggCATGGTAGAGTTATTTTGGATAAGCATGTGAACCCTAAAGGTGTCTTGGAAGAGGCTGTTTTTTATG GTATAGACTCAATGATACCACAGCTGATTCAGTTAATTGAAGAGTCGACCAGCCAAAGTGGCAAAAACCACTCCCTCAACAGGATGGATGTGATACGGCTCATCATCATGACACCCACCACATCAGAGCTCAGGTTCCAAGGAGTTAGTTTGGCTGGAGCTGACTTGAATAAATTGGACTTGAGGCATATCAACTTCAag TATGCATGTTTGGCTCGATGCAACCTGAGTGGTGCAAATCTGTCGCATTGCTGCTTGGAGAGAGCTGACTTGTCGCATGCCAACCTGGAGGGAGCTCAGCTGTTAGGAGTCAAAGCTTTGTGTGCTAATATGGAAg gtGCTCTATTAAAAGGTTGCAACATGGAGGATCCTGCTGGATCGAGGGCTGTTATGGAGGGTGTGAATTTGAAAG GTGCGAATTTAGAAGGTAGCAACATGGCGGGCGTGAACTTGCGAGTGGCAACATTGAAGAATGCCAACCTTCAGAATTGTGATCTCAGAACCGCTGTGTTGGCTGGCGCCGATTTAGAG TGTTGCGACTTATCGGGTAGTGATCTCCACGAAGCCAACCTGCGAGGAGCCAATCTAAAAGACGCGGCGTTCGAACTGATGCTGACACCGCTCCACATGTCACAGACTATACGATAA
- the LOC138404018 gene encoding salivary glue protein Sgs-3-like: MLECGNDTATTRQTTTRQRQDNETSTTRQRQDNYKTTTKQHQDNDKTTTRQLQDHDKTYNDTATTKQRQENDKTTTRQLQDNDKTTTRQRQDNYKTTTRPRQDRQRHGNVKTTTRQRHVNDKITTRQRQDNYKTTTGQQQDNDKTTTRQRQDNDKTTTRQTTTRQRQDNDRTTTRPRQDHDKTDNDTATTRQR; the protein is encoded by the exons ATGTTAGAATGCG GtaacgacacggcaacgacaagacagacaacgacacggcaacgacaagacaacgaaacgtcaacgacaagacaacgacaagaCAATTACAAGACAACGACAAAACAACACCAAGACAACGACAAGACCACGACAAGACAATTACAAGACCACGACAAGACATacaacgacacggcaacgacaaAACAACGACAAGAAAACGACAAGACCACGACAAGACAATTACAAgacaacgacaagacaacgacaagacaacgacaagaCAATTATAAGACAACGACAAGACCACGACAAGACAgacaacgacacggcaacgtcaagacaacgacaagacaacgacacgTCAACGACAAGAtaacgacacggcaacgacaagaCAATTACAAGACAACGACAGGACAACAACAAgacaacgacaagacaacgacaagacaacgacaagacaacgacaagaCCACGACAAGACAgacaacgacacggcaacgacaagacaacgacagGACAACGACAAGACCACGACAAGACCACGACAAGACAgacaacgacacggcaacgacaagacaacgatag